A region of Acidobacteriota bacterium DNA encodes the following proteins:
- a CDS encoding SRPBCC family protein, which yields MALVTALPLTAAAQAPAAAAPPANPNANIVVDNPTYISIPLEIAIDRPAAEVWKRIGKYCDIAEWLQIPSGCKMLSGVEGEVGSVRSVANEVLVGKTEFSYTYTQTVRAGRPYNLYHGTLEVRPVTPKTSRLYYTLIYDNSMLPDDAAREKDKASRTAVFTRAIQNIKTLAEGGTLPPR from the coding sequence GTGGCACTGGTAACCGCCCTTCCCTTGACCGCCGCCGCCCAGGCACCGGCGGCCGCCGCACCACCCGCCAACCCCAACGCGAACATCGTCGTCGACAACCCGACCTACATTTCCATCCCGCTCGAGATTGCCATCGACCGCCCCGCCGCCGAGGTGTGGAAGCGCATCGGCAAGTACTGCGACATCGCCGAGTGGCTGCAGATCCCGTCGGGCTGCAAGATGCTCTCTGGGGTCGAGGGTGAGGTCGGTTCGGTGCGTTCAGTCGCCAACGAAGTGCTCGTCGGCAAGACCGAGTTCTCGTACACCTACACGCAGACGGTGCGCGCGGGACGGCCTTACAACCTCTACCACGGCACGCTCGAAGTCCGTCCGGTCACGCCGAAGACGTCGCGCCTCTATTACACGCTGATCTACGACAACTCGATGTTGCCCGACGATGCGGCACGGGAGAAGGACAAGGCGTCGCGCACCGCCGTCTTCACCCGCGCGATCCAGAACATCAAGACGCTGGCCGAAGGCGGCACGCTGCCGCCCCGCTAG
- a CDS encoding DoxX family protein produces MDWLSLSSVLQIVVGLGLLNVWLVRGRSSTSYRGGAAQTLQSEFAAYGLPGFAFYVVGALKITAAIVLIAGVWLALPVREAAALVAALMIGALAMHLKVGDPLMKSLPAALMLVMSVTIVALR; encoded by the coding sequence ATGGATTGGTTGTCATTGTCGAGTGTGCTGCAAATCGTTGTCGGGCTCGGACTGCTGAATGTCTGGCTGGTGCGCGGACGCTCCTCCACATCGTATCGCGGCGGCGCCGCGCAGACCCTGCAGAGCGAGTTTGCGGCCTACGGCCTTCCCGGTTTCGCTTTCTACGTCGTGGGCGCGCTAAAAATCACCGCTGCCATCGTCCTGATTGCCGGCGTCTGGCTGGCGCTTCCAGTCCGGGAGGCCGCGGCGCTGGTCGCCGCGCTCATGATTGGCGCCCTGGCCATGCACCTCAAGGTCGGCGACCCGCTGATGAAGTCGCTCCCCGCTGCGCTGATGCTCGTGATGAGTGTGACGATCGTCGCCTTGCGCTAA
- a CDS encoding cryptochrome/photolyase family protein, giving the protein MPRTAALSARRSSRESTPGRLVIVFGDQLDLEATLIRSLAPGDTILMMEVASESRHVPSHKQRTALFLSAMRHFAATLKRRQVPVRYIALDDPENTGAFETEIARAVAALGPTQIVCTHPGEWRVLAMLERVGDSTGIPVSILPDEHFITTPDEFAAWAKDRASLTMEFFYREQRRKTGYLMEGEGKRAKPAGGEWNFDKENRLPFGKQGPSPRPRPPLAFAPDAITRAVLAAMTHMLPDLPGSVEAFAWPVTREQALAALDDFITHRLAQFGPFEDAMWTNEATLYHSTLSSALNLKLLNPRACCERAIQAYRAGQAPLQSVEAFVRQIIGWREFIRGVYELEGPAYGDRNGFDQHGQLPPLYWTADTDMACMKACVGQVLETGFGHHIQRLMVTGNFALISGVHPRAVSDWYLGMFVDGVDWVTLPNALGMVMHADRRQGAAKGVTGLVGTKPYAASGKYIQRMSNYCTTCRYDPAERSGPVACPVTVFYWDFLIRTRQTLAPNQRMAMILKNVDRLTPDARTQITSSAGRLRRQLGIDRNVAAPAARGSTRDKENKRTNS; this is encoded by the coding sequence ATGCCACGCACTGCCGCCCTCTCCGCCCGCCGTTCGTCGCGTGAAAGTACGCCGGGGCGTCTAGTGATCGTCTTTGGCGATCAGCTCGACCTCGAGGCCACGCTGATTCGCTCGCTGGCACCGGGCGACACCATCCTGATGATGGAAGTCGCCAGCGAGTCGCGCCATGTCCCCAGCCACAAGCAGCGGACGGCGCTGTTCCTGTCGGCGATGCGGCACTTCGCCGCCACATTGAAGCGGCGGCAAGTCCCCGTCCGCTATATCGCGCTTGACGACCCCGAGAACACCGGCGCGTTCGAGACGGAGATCGCGCGAGCGGTCGCCGCGCTCGGCCCGACCCAGATCGTGTGCACCCACCCGGGCGAGTGGCGAGTGCTGGCGATGCTTGAACGGGTCGGCGACTCGACCGGCATTCCGGTCAGCATCCTGCCCGACGAGCACTTCATCACCACACCGGACGAGTTTGCCGCCTGGGCCAAGGACCGCGCGTCGCTGACGATGGAGTTTTTCTACCGCGAGCAGCGTCGCAAGACCGGCTACCTGATGGAAGGGGAGGGCAAGCGCGCCAAGCCTGCCGGTGGCGAGTGGAACTTCGACAAGGAAAACCGGCTGCCCTTCGGCAAGCAAGGCCCGAGTCCGCGCCCCCGGCCGCCGCTTGCCTTCGCGCCCGACGCGATCACCCGCGCGGTGCTGGCGGCCATGACCCACATGCTCCCCGATCTGCCCGGCTCGGTCGAGGCCTTCGCCTGGCCGGTGACGCGTGAGCAGGCCCTCGCCGCGCTCGATGATTTCATTACCCATCGTCTCGCCCAGTTCGGCCCCTTCGAAGACGCGATGTGGACCAACGAAGCCACGCTCTACCATTCCACGTTATCGAGCGCGCTCAACCTCAAGCTGCTCAATCCGCGCGCGTGCTGCGAGCGGGCCATCCAGGCGTATCGCGCCGGTCAGGCGCCGCTGCAATCGGTCGAGGCGTTCGTGCGGCAGATCATTGGCTGGCGCGAGTTCATCCGCGGCGTCTACGAACTCGAAGGGCCCGCCTATGGCGATCGCAACGGGTTCGACCAGCACGGCCAACTGCCACCGCTCTATTGGACCGCGGACACCGACATGGCCTGCATGAAGGCCTGCGTGGGCCAGGTGCTCGAGACCGGCTTCGGCCACCACATTCAGCGCCTGATGGTCACCGGTAACTTCGCCCTCATCAGCGGCGTCCACCCGCGGGCCGTCAGCGACTGGTATCTCGGCATGTTTGTGGATGGCGTGGACTGGGTCACGCTCCCTAACGCGCTCGGCATGGTCATGCACGCCGATCGGCGCCAGGGCGCAGCGAAGGGGGTCACCGGACTGGTTGGCACCAAGCCCTACGCCGCCAGCGGCAAGTACATCCAGCGGATGAGCAACTACTGCACCACCTGCCGTTACGACCCCGCCGAACGCAGCGGCCCCGTCGCCTGCCCGGTGACGGTCTTCTACTGGGACTTCTTGATCCGCACCCGCCAGACGCTTGCACCGAACCAGCGGATGGCGATGATCCTCAAGAACGTTGATCGCCTGACGCCTGACGCCCGCACGCAGATCACGAGCAGCGCCGGCCGGCTCCGTCGCCAGCTCGGGATTGATCGGAATGTCGCTGCACCAGCGGCCCGCGGATCAACAAGAGACAAAGAGAACAAGAGGACTAACTCCTGA
- a CDS encoding cold shock domain-containing protein yields the protein MTGTIKTLRADKGFGFIRDTTGKEVFFHSSAIYGEGIDNLREGDGVEFDLSEDGPKGPRATNVRRTTT from the coding sequence ATGACCGGAACGATCAAGACGCTGCGAGCAGACAAGGGATTCGGCTTTATCCGGGATACGACCGGTAAAGAGGTGTTCTTTCACTCCAGCGCCATCTACGGTGAGGGCATCGACAACCTGCGCGAGGGCGATGGGGTCGAGTTCGATCTCAGTGAGGACGGTCCGAAAGGGCCTCGGGCCACGAACGTCCGGCGAACCACGACCTAA
- a CDS encoding DoxX family protein yields the protein MTSACYASIFVSSAVFLFYGIACLCLDGMKRDFERFGLSRLRIVTGTLEVLGALGLIVGLFWPPLVVLSSGGLALMMLLGIATRIRVLDSLAQTLPALVLMCLNLFIAWCSLTH from the coding sequence GTGACGAGCGCTTGTTATGCCTCGATCTTCGTGTCGTCCGCCGTGTTCCTGTTCTACGGCATCGCGTGCCTGTGCCTCGACGGAATGAAGCGTGACTTCGAGCGCTTCGGCCTCAGTCGCCTTCGTATCGTCACGGGCACACTCGAGGTGCTCGGTGCACTGGGTCTGATTGTCGGCCTGTTCTGGCCGCCCCTCGTGGTGCTCAGTTCTGGCGGTCTCGCCTTGATGATGCTGCTAGGCATCGCCACTCGCATCCGCGTGCTCGACTCACTCGCTCAAACCCTGCCAGCCCTGGTCCTGATGTGCCTCAACCTGTTCATCGCCTGGTGCTCGTTGACCCACTGA